One window from the genome of Streptomyces sp. WZ-12 encodes:
- a CDS encoding xanthine dehydrogenase family protein molybdopterin-binding subunit, protein MTVTTTTNTAASAAVGTSHTRVEGRDKVTGAARYAGEVPLAGLAHGWLVVSTIARGRIRALDTAAVLAMPGVLTVLHHGNAQPLESDYAAPMGTPDPALQVFQHDRVPYAGWPVALVVAETSEQAREAAESLLVEYDEEPHDVAFAVGHPATYEPESSPRFATEATKGNLANEFAASAVVLDAEYSTPEEHHHPLEPHAATAYWDNGRLEVIDSNQGSRHVARELALLFSLDPATVRVRSEHVGGAFGAKGCRPHQVVAVLAATVLHRPVRVVLTRRQMFSLVGYRSPTAQRVRLGADPDGRLRALHHEGLNQTSTVHEFVERSADVARAMYDADAHHTVNRVVRLDVPTPTWMRAPGEAPGSFALECALDELAEKCGIDPIALRARNEPEVGPISGLPFSSRRLLACFDEGARRFGWADRDPRPGARRDGRWLLGTGTAAASFPTLAGPSTAAVTAEADGTFTVRITAADIGTGARTALTLVAADALEVAPERVAVRIGDSDFGPAMLAGGSAGTRSWSWAVELAARDLRAQLALGGSIPPQGITVRSDTTEALGALPPRERHAFGAQFAEVAVDVATGEVRVRRMLGVFAAGRIVNPLTARSQLVGGMIWGLSMALHEEASLDAAFGSHVGADLAGYHVAANADVPLVEADWVDDPDEHDPVGIKGIGEVGIVGAAAAVANAVWHATGVRHRKLPIRPDRVLTAGTALD, encoded by the coding sequence ATGACCGTCACGACCACCACGAACACCGCGGCGAGCGCCGCCGTCGGCACCTCGCACACCCGCGTGGAGGGCCGCGACAAGGTGACCGGCGCGGCCCGCTACGCCGGCGAGGTGCCCCTCGCCGGGCTCGCGCACGGCTGGCTGGTGGTGTCCACCATCGCCCGCGGCCGGATCCGCGCCCTCGACACCGCCGCCGTCCTGGCGATGCCCGGCGTGCTGACCGTCCTGCACCACGGCAACGCCCAGCCCCTGGAGTCCGATTACGCCGCCCCGATGGGGACGCCCGACCCGGCGCTCCAGGTCTTCCAGCACGACCGGGTGCCCTACGCGGGCTGGCCGGTCGCGCTGGTCGTCGCCGAGACCTCCGAACAGGCCCGGGAGGCCGCCGAGTCGCTCCTCGTCGAGTACGACGAGGAGCCGCACGACGTGGCGTTCGCCGTCGGGCACCCGGCGACGTACGAGCCGGAGAGCAGCCCGCGGTTCGCCACCGAGGCGACGAAGGGGAACCTGGCCAACGAGTTCGCCGCGTCCGCCGTCGTGTTGGACGCGGAGTACAGCACTCCGGAGGAGCACCACCACCCGCTGGAGCCGCACGCCGCGACCGCCTACTGGGACAACGGGCGGCTGGAGGTCATCGACTCCAACCAGGGCAGCCGGCACGTCGCCAGGGAGTTGGCGCTGCTGTTCTCGCTCGACCCGGCCACGGTGCGGGTGCGTTCCGAGCACGTCGGCGGCGCCTTCGGCGCGAAGGGGTGCCGCCCGCACCAGGTGGTGGCGGTGCTGGCCGCGACGGTCCTGCACCGCCCGGTCCGGGTCGTGTTGACGCGACGTCAGATGTTCTCGCTGGTCGGCTACCGCAGCCCCACCGCGCAGCGGGTCCGGCTCGGCGCCGACCCCGACGGGCGGCTGCGCGCCCTGCACCACGAGGGGTTGAACCAGACGTCCACGGTGCACGAGTTCGTCGAGCGGAGCGCGGACGTGGCCCGCGCGATGTACGACGCCGACGCGCACCACACCGTCAACCGGGTGGTCCGGCTCGACGTGCCGACCCCGACCTGGATGCGGGCGCCCGGCGAGGCGCCCGGCTCCTTCGCGCTGGAGTGCGCGCTGGACGAGCTCGCCGAGAAGTGCGGCATCGACCCGATCGCGCTGCGCGCCCGCAACGAGCCGGAGGTGGGCCCGATCTCCGGGCTGCCCTTCAGCAGCCGCCGGCTCCTGGCCTGCTTCGACGAGGGCGCCCGCCGGTTCGGTTGGGCCGACCGCGATCCGCGTCCGGGGGCGCGCCGGGACGGCCGCTGGCTGCTCGGGACGGGCACCGCGGCCGCCTCGTTCCCCACTCTGGCCGGCCCGTCCACGGCGGCGGTGACGGCGGAGGCGGACGGCACCTTCACCGTGCGGATCACCGCCGCGGACATCGGCACCGGGGCGCGCACCGCGCTGACCCTGGTCGCCGCGGACGCGTTGGAGGTGGCTCCGGAGCGGGTGGCGGTCCGGATCGGCGACAGCGACTTCGGCCCGGCGATGCTCGCCGGCGGCTCGGCCGGCACCCGTTCCTGGTCCTGGGCGGTCGAGCTCGCCGCCCGCGATCTGCGCGCCCAACTGGCCCTGGGCGGCAGCATTCCGCCCCAGGGGATCACCGTGCGCTCGGACACCACCGAGGCCCTGGGCGCGCTGCCGCCCCGTGAACGGCACGCGTTCGGGGCGCAGTTCGCCGAGGTCGCGGTGGACGTCGCCACCGGCGAGGTGCGGGTCCGGCGGATGCTGGGCGTCTTCGCGGCCGGCCGGATCGTCAATCCGCTGACCGCGCGCAGCCAGTTGGTCGGCGGCATGATCTGGGGGCTGTCCATGGCCCTGCACGAGGAGGCGTCCCTGGACGCGGCCTTCGGCAGCCATGTCGGCGCCGACCTCGCCGGCTACCACGTGGCCGCCAACGCCGATGTCCCGCTCGTCGAGGCGGACTGGGTGGACGACCCGGACGAGCACGACCCCGTCGGCATCAAGGGCATCGGTGAGGTCGGCATCGTGGGCGCCGCGGCGGCGGTCGCCAACGCGGTCTGGCACGCGACCGGCGTCCGCCACCGGAAGCTGCCGATCCGCCCGGACCGGGTGCTGACCGCCGGCACCGCGCTCGACTGA
- a CDS encoding FAD binding domain-containing protein — protein sequence MREFDYRRAFDVAGALALLGAEPEARYLGGGTNLVDLMKSGVERPVLLVDVRELPLDGIAVTDDGGLRIGATVTNSDLAAHPEVRRRYPALAQAVLAGASGQLRNMATVGGNLLQRTRCGYFADVTKPCNKRAPGSGCPAVAGEHRNHAILGATSHCVAVHPSDMGVALAAFDAVVHYETADGAGELALADLYLPVADAPHRETALPPGALITAVALPPAPLAAVSRYRKVRERASFAFAIGSVAAALDVHDGTVRGVRLAFGAVASRPWRARAAERALLGGPATAEAFAAAADAELAAAEPLSDNGYKVTLIRNLVVAVLTELAEESRRTEEATR from the coding sequence ATGAGGGAGTTCGACTACCGGCGGGCGTTCGACGTCGCGGGCGCGCTGGCGCTGCTCGGCGCCGAACCGGAGGCCCGGTACCTCGGCGGGGGCACCAACCTCGTCGACCTGATGAAGAGCGGGGTGGAGCGGCCCGTGCTCCTGGTCGACGTGCGGGAGTTGCCGCTCGACGGGATCGCGGTCACCGACGACGGCGGGCTGCGGATCGGTGCGACCGTCACCAACAGCGACCTGGCCGCCCACCCCGAAGTGCGGCGCCGCTACCCGGCGTTGGCCCAGGCGGTGCTGGCCGGCGCCTCGGGGCAGCTGCGCAACATGGCCACGGTGGGCGGCAACCTCCTCCAGCGCACCCGCTGCGGCTACTTCGCCGATGTGACCAAGCCCTGCAACAAGCGGGCGCCCGGCAGCGGTTGCCCGGCGGTCGCCGGCGAGCACCGCAACCACGCCATCCTGGGGGCCACGTCCCACTGCGTGGCCGTCCACCCCTCGGACATGGGCGTGGCACTGGCCGCCTTCGACGCCGTCGTGCACTACGAAACGGCCGACGGCGCCGGCGAGTTGGCACTGGCGGACCTGTACCTGCCGGTGGCGGACGCTCCGCATCGGGAGACCGCGTTGCCACCCGGTGCGCTGATCACCGCCGTCGCCCTGCCGCCGGCGCCGCTGGCCGCCGTCTCGCGGTACCGCAAGGTGCGCGAGCGGGCGTCGTTCGCCTTCGCCATCGGCTCGGTCGCCGCCGCCCTCGACGTCCACGACGGCACCGTCCGCGGGGTCCGGCTGGCGTTCGGCGCGGTCGCGTCGCGGCCGTGGCGGGCCCGCGCGGCGGAGCGGGCGCTGCTCGGCGGGCCGGCGACCGCCGAGGCGTTCGCCGCCGCGGCCGACGCCGAACTGGCCGCCGCCGAGCCGCTGTCCGACAACGGATACAAGGTGACGCTGATCCGGAATCTCGTCGTCGCCGTGCTGACCGAGCTGGCCGAGGAGAGCCGGCGGACCGAGGAGGCCACCCGATGA
- a CDS encoding (2Fe-2S)-binding protein, which produces MAPSTAGAITLTINGEKHTLPVDNRTTLLDALRERLDLTGTKKGCDQGQCGACTVLLDGRRVVSCLQLAVAAEGREITSVEGLADGDQLHPVQQAFLDLDGFQCGYCTPGQICSAVAAIEEHAAGWPSAVTADVRPEAGPVPLTADEIRERMSGNLCRCGAYVSIVRAVARAAQDPARKVSMVATDVEGAA; this is translated from the coding sequence ATGGCCCCATCGACGGCCGGTGCCATCACCTTGACCATCAACGGCGAGAAGCACACGCTGCCCGTCGACAACCGCACCACCCTGCTCGACGCGCTGCGCGAGCGGCTCGACCTGACCGGCACCAAGAAGGGCTGCGACCAGGGGCAGTGCGGCGCCTGCACGGTGCTGCTCGACGGCCGCCGGGTGGTCTCCTGCCTCCAGCTCGCGGTGGCCGCCGAGGGGCGGGAGATCACATCCGTCGAGGGCCTGGCGGACGGGGACCAACTGCACCCGGTGCAGCAGGCGTTCCTCGACCTCGACGGCTTCCAGTGCGGCTACTGCACGCCGGGGCAGATCTGTTCCGCGGTGGCCGCGATCGAGGAGCACGCCGCGGGCTGGCCCAGCGCGGTCACCGCCGACGTCCGCCCGGAGGCCGGCCCGGTACCGCTGACGGCCGACGAGATCCGGGAGCGGATGAGCGGCAACCTGTGCCGCTGCGGTGCGTATGTCTCGATCGTCCGGGCGGTCGCCCGGGCGGCGCAGGACCCGGCCCGCAAGGTGAGCATGGTGGCGACGGACGTGGAGGGCGCGGCATGA
- a CDS encoding TetR/AcrR family transcriptional regulator: MPRPKDAPLRTDAQRNRDRILKVALSELTRCADVPLSAIAKKAGVGQGTFYRNFPNREALVLEVYRHEVQQVCDAAAHLLATHPPDRALRAWMDRLAQYAMAKAGLAAALRKATTPHGTFAAVARGPLTAALALLLTANEAAGTIRPDITPEDFLLAIAGLWQLDPHSDWSTRAGRLLDLVMDGLRAGALGGG; the protein is encoded by the coding sequence GTGCCCCGGCCCAAGGACGCGCCCCTGCGCACGGACGCGCAACGCAACCGCGACCGCATCCTTAAAGTGGCCCTGTCCGAACTGACCCGCTGCGCCGACGTCCCACTGAGCGCGATAGCCAAGAAGGCCGGGGTCGGACAGGGCACGTTCTACCGCAACTTCCCCAACCGCGAGGCCCTCGTCCTGGAGGTCTACCGCCACGAGGTCCAACAGGTCTGCGACGCCGCCGCCCACCTCCTGGCCACCCACCCGCCGGACCGGGCGCTGCGCGCCTGGATGGACCGCCTCGCCCAGTACGCGATGGCCAAGGCCGGCCTGGCCGCCGCCCTGCGCAAGGCCACCACCCCGCACGGCACCTTCGCCGCCGTCGCCCGCGGTCCCCTCACCGCCGCCCTCGCCCTCCTCCTGACCGCCAACGAAGCCGCCGGCACCATCCGCCCCGACATCACCCCCGAAGACTTCCTCCTCGCCATCGCGGGCCTGTGGCAACTCGACCCCCACAGCGACTGGTCGACCCGCGCGGGACGCCTCCTCGACCTGGTAATGGACGGGTTGCGGGCGGGGGCTTTGGGCGGGGGGTGA
- a CDS encoding helix-turn-helix domain-containing protein, whose translation MSTTDLAPGGNLAVLRKAHGKSQGRLAKDANVSLSLLSKIEVGDRALTPAVAAAVGKALGVSMAEVLGKSSVAQEDEARLSTLRSALRDYDLPGRRRVDEQQISAALAVAGQHRDAVDVTQLLGMLPGLLRAATAYAHTANTLDAWMALSETYSTVYWLAARHRWMDMAELAVTRQRWAVEQKPNPLGEALAARDRAGVYLNFGEIETGLAIVDRAVSAAQTSLSGRDRDIAVGILNLRGMTLAGRLEDKREAAREADRHIRSARNATAAFSAEVDVHGLTIGPQNTFTHELATRVDLGKPRDALRLTDDLDVALVGLPPTRVAPTRINVARAQLDVGDRDGALENLGIAWEVAPQMARIHPMGREVFRVVSSLHRRSNAKLLKLSQLSGIEI comes from the coding sequence ATGAGCACTACTGACCTTGCACCCGGCGGCAATCTGGCAGTGTTGCGGAAGGCTCACGGAAAGTCCCAGGGAAGGCTGGCCAAGGACGCCAATGTCTCGCTGTCCCTGCTGAGCAAGATCGAAGTAGGGGACCGGGCACTGACGCCCGCGGTGGCCGCCGCTGTCGGCAAGGCGCTCGGCGTGTCCATGGCTGAGGTGCTGGGGAAGTCTTCGGTGGCACAAGAGGATGAAGCGCGACTCTCGACGCTGCGCTCGGCCTTGAGGGACTACGACCTTCCTGGTAGGCGGCGGGTCGACGAACAGCAGATCAGCGCCGCGCTGGCGGTAGCCGGGCAGCACCGTGACGCGGTGGACGTGACGCAGTTGCTGGGGATGCTCCCGGGGCTTCTCAGGGCTGCAACGGCGTACGCACACACCGCCAACACCCTCGATGCGTGGATGGCGCTCTCGGAGACGTACAGCACGGTGTACTGGCTTGCTGCGCGGCACCGGTGGATGGACATGGCGGAGCTGGCGGTGACGCGCCAGCGGTGGGCCGTGGAGCAGAAGCCCAACCCGCTCGGGGAAGCGCTCGCCGCTCGTGACAGGGCGGGGGTGTACCTGAACTTCGGGGAGATCGAAACCGGACTCGCGATCGTGGATCGTGCAGTGTCGGCTGCGCAGACTTCACTGTCCGGTAGGGACCGGGATATCGCTGTGGGCATTCTGAATCTTCGGGGAATGACGCTTGCCGGCAGGCTTGAGGACAAGCGTGAAGCGGCACGGGAGGCTGACCGGCACATCCGGTCGGCACGGAACGCGACCGCAGCGTTCAGCGCGGAAGTCGACGTGCACGGCCTGACGATCGGGCCACAGAACACGTTCACTCATGAACTGGCCACTCGCGTTGACTTGGGGAAGCCGCGGGACGCGTTGAGGCTGACGGACGACCTCGATGTGGCGCTGGTAGGTCTACCGCCCACCCGTGTCGCTCCGACACGGATCAACGTGGCTCGCGCGCAGCTCGACGTGGGTGATCGGGACGGGGCGCTGGAAAACCTGGGAATTGCCTGGGAAGTAGCTCCCCAGATGGCGCGCATTCATCCGATGGGCCGTGAGGTCTTCAGAGTGGTGTCGTCGCTGCACAGGAGGAGTAACGCGAAGTTGTTGAAGCTGTCGCAGCTCTCGGGTATCGAGATCTGA
- a CDS encoding TauD/TfdA dioxygenase family protein: MGNNLPVIEPVSPAIGARVEGLDLSQEISAEAWKTVLDAFHQYNVLVFPGQDFTVEQQKAFTARFGPLLTHSHLLPMTVEGHPEVMVLHNNEQKPPGLNDWHTDNSGWVEPPLGTALYAKITPKVGGDTLYGNMYLAYETLSAPMQELLLQLTATHDVRKAFGPDYGNLQKSMRKKGIDPDQQFADQEPVEHPLIRTHPETGRRALYISNPYVTRINGVTESESRALLAFLCRHIETNELIYRHRWTQGDLVVWDNRCTQHLAVADYFPHERLMHRINIAGEKPFLKL; the protein is encoded by the coding sequence ATGGGAAACAACCTCCCCGTCATCGAGCCGGTAAGCCCCGCCATCGGAGCCCGGGTCGAGGGCCTCGACCTCTCCCAGGAGATTTCCGCCGAGGCGTGGAAGACGGTCCTGGACGCCTTCCACCAGTACAACGTGCTGGTCTTCCCTGGCCAGGACTTCACGGTCGAGCAGCAGAAGGCGTTCACCGCGCGCTTCGGGCCGTTACTGACCCACAGCCACCTGCTGCCGATGACCGTTGAGGGGCACCCCGAGGTGATGGTGCTCCACAACAACGAGCAGAAGCCGCCGGGCCTGAACGACTGGCACACCGACAACAGCGGCTGGGTCGAACCCCCGCTCGGCACCGCCCTCTACGCCAAGATCACGCCCAAGGTCGGCGGGGACACCCTTTACGGCAACATGTACCTGGCGTACGAGACGCTGTCGGCGCCCATGCAGGAGTTGCTGCTCCAGCTCACCGCGACGCACGACGTGCGCAAGGCGTTCGGCCCGGACTACGGCAACCTCCAGAAGTCGATGCGCAAGAAGGGCATCGACCCGGACCAGCAGTTCGCGGACCAGGAGCCCGTCGAACACCCGCTGATCCGCACCCACCCCGAGACCGGCCGCCGCGCGCTGTACATCTCCAACCCGTACGTGACGCGGATCAACGGCGTCACCGAGTCCGAGAGCCGCGCCCTGCTGGCCTTCCTCTGCCGCCACATCGAGACCAACGAGCTGATCTACCGCCACCGTTGGACCCAGGGCGACCTCGTCGTCTGGGACAACCGCTGCACCCAGCACCTCGCGGTCGCGGACTACTTCCCCCACGAGCGCCTGATGCACCGCATCAACATCGCCGGCGAAAAGCCCTTCCTGAAGCTCTGA
- a CDS encoding threonine ammonia-lyase — MRELIGPHIRRTPLLRATAQSPVDIHLKCENLQVTNSFKARGALSALHAYRQYRPELWARIVRDGVVTGSSGNFAQGLAHVTSELDLAYTVVVPDSIPEAKRSQILAYNPRTRIVAVPYPVWRRTMVSSAFPDLPGFFLSSESDPYVSLGIATIGMEIQEDLPDVDAVLVPYGGGNLAYSLATYLEVPVYAVEISTGAPLSASLRAGRPTEVEYERSFVDGIGASFVIPAQFERLKDKLAGVFTVTPQEVAEALTSLAFTDKIVCEGAGAAAYAAALKHSASLGWRNPVAVVSGGVIDPDVLLHTLTTAGQSLTAPVSP; from the coding sequence ATGCGCGAACTCATCGGCCCGCACATCCGGCGCACACCGCTGCTGCGGGCGACGGCGCAGAGCCCGGTAGACATCCACCTGAAGTGCGAGAACCTTCAGGTCACCAACTCGTTCAAGGCCCGGGGTGCGCTCAGCGCACTGCACGCGTACCGGCAGTACCGCCCGGAGCTGTGGGCCCGGATCGTCCGCGACGGCGTCGTGACCGGCAGCTCGGGCAACTTCGCGCAGGGCCTGGCGCACGTGACGTCGGAGCTGGATCTGGCGTACACCGTGGTGGTGCCGGATTCGATCCCGGAGGCGAAGCGGTCGCAGATCCTGGCGTACAACCCCAGGACCCGGATCGTCGCGGTCCCGTACCCGGTCTGGCGCCGCACCATGGTCTCCTCCGCCTTCCCCGACCTGCCCGGCTTCTTCCTCTCCTCCGAGAGCGACCCGTACGTCTCGCTGGGCATCGCCACGATCGGCATGGAGATCCAGGAGGATCTCCCGGACGTGGACGCGGTGTTGGTGCCGTACGGCGGCGGGAACCTCGCCTACAGCCTGGCGACCTACCTGGAAGTCCCCGTCTACGCCGTGGAGATCAGCACCGGAGCCCCGCTGTCCGCTTCGCTGCGCGCGGGCCGCCCCACGGAGGTGGAGTACGAGCGCTCCTTCGTGGACGGCATCGGCGCCAGTTTCGTCATCCCCGCTCAATTCGAGCGGCTGAAGGACAAGTTGGCCGGGGTGTTCACGGTGACGCCGCAGGAGGTCGCGGAGGCGCTGACGTCCCTGGCGTTCACCGACAAGATCGTCTGCGAGGGCGCGGGAGCCGCGGCGTACGCAGCCGCGCTGAAGCACTCCGCCTCGCTCGGCTGGCGCAACCCCGTAGCCGTCGTCAGCGGCGGCGTGATCGACCCCGACGTCCTGCTGCACACCCTGACCACCGCCGGTCAGTCGCTCACTGCACCCGTTTCACCTTGA
- a CDS encoding GNAT family N-acetyltransferase — protein MSTAPPAPDMDRAQLVEVAAADLPRLVPLFAPDHPNLAFARAVIDGAIPGRAWAQFHNGAPVACLVATTAPFCLAAGALTPAFFAEAKRLLAGHGEVQLVHPPGPDNGAWAERAGFTTGQRLHFTHPRDGYIAPPPAVPDGYELVRIDADTFSGLESPMARSIFGTDAAQYIAHAVGFALVQDGRVAADAHGVLGGGLNELGTHIHPDHRRKGLAFVVLGAVNHWGCERGLRSVITCHEDKTPSISLARKLGLTEEFSYSIAKATC, from the coding sequence ATGAGCACTGCCCCGCCGGCCCCCGACATGGACCGGGCACAGTTGGTCGAGGTGGCCGCAGCCGACCTGCCGCGTCTGGTCCCGCTGTTCGCCCCCGACCATCCCAACCTGGCCTTCGCCCGTGCGGTCATCGACGGAGCCATCCCGGGCCGAGCCTGGGCGCAGTTCCACAACGGTGCGCCGGTGGCCTGTCTGGTCGCCACCACCGCACCGTTCTGCCTCGCCGCCGGGGCCCTGACCCCCGCCTTCTTCGCCGAAGCCAAGAGGCTGCTCGCCGGGCACGGCGAAGTACAGCTTGTCCACCCGCCGGGCCCCGACAACGGTGCCTGGGCGGAGCGGGCCGGCTTCACCACGGGACAGCGCCTGCACTTCACGCACCCCCGTGACGGCTACATCGCCCCGCCCCCGGCCGTCCCCGACGGCTACGAGCTGGTGCGGATCGATGCGGACACCTTCTCCGGCCTCGAATCCCCGATGGCCCGGAGCATCTTCGGTACGGACGCCGCCCAGTACATCGCGCATGCGGTCGGCTTCGCCCTGGTCCAGGACGGCCGGGTGGCGGCAGACGCGCACGGCGTCCTCGGCGGCGGGCTGAACGAGCTCGGCACCCACATCCACCCCGACCACCGCCGCAAGGGCCTGGCGTTCGTGGTTCTCGGCGCGGTCAACCACTGGGGCTGCGAGCGGGGTCTGCGCTCCGTCATCACGTGCCACGAGGACAAGACGCCGAGCATCTCACTGGCCCGGAAGCTGGGTCTGACCGAGGAATTTTCCTACTCGATAGCGAAAGCCACATGCTGA
- a CDS encoding pyridoxamine 5'-phosphate oxidase family protein, producing MLGEWADREASRHSTELERAEALRLLGSVSLGRIVFTQDALPAIRPVNHLLHHGEVIIRTHEGAALATLSGHEEGDEGVVVAYEADAIDPATHCGWSVVVTGYCRLVTNPADLAHYQALLHPWTDHKMTHALRIRPDLVTGVRLSR from the coding sequence GTGTTGGGCGAGTGGGCCGACCGCGAAGCCTCCCGCCACAGCACCGAACTCGAACGGGCCGAGGCGTTGCGGCTGTTGGGCAGTGTCTCCCTGGGCCGGATCGTCTTCACCCAGGACGCGCTGCCGGCGATCCGCCCGGTGAACCACCTGCTGCACCACGGCGAGGTCATCATCCGCACCCACGAGGGCGCCGCGCTGGCCACGCTGTCCGGGCACGAGGAGGGCGACGAGGGGGTGGTCGTCGCCTACGAGGCGGACGCCATCGACCCGGCCACGCACTGCGGTTGGAGCGTGGTGGTGACCGGCTACTGCCGCCTGGTGACGAATCCCGCGGACCTCGCGCACTACCAGGCACTGCTGCACCCGTGGACCGACCACAAGATGACGCACGCGTTGCGGATACGGCCGGATCTGGTGACTGGGGTGCGACTGTCCCGGTAG
- a CDS encoding globin domain-containing protein gives MQQPCQPARSAASPPTGSATPGTVGGEYHALLARHDAKRLRQRILGQGPAPGPALTPASYNGAADQRLITQYLDLVTPFGDLIAYLYDEMFARWPYLRSLFPESMEFQRAHLARAFWYLIENLHRPGEVALYFRQLGHDHRKLGVRPAHYEAFEASLCAALRRAAGPRWAEAVEQAWVRMLRFAVASMVEGADAALAEPPCWQATVTSHALRRPDLAVLRVRMHEPYRYRAGQYAAVASPLMPQAWRHYSLASAPGPDGEVEFHVRQTSPGGVSEALVSRTGVGDVLRIGAAHGTMTLPPEERVHDLLMVAGGTGWAPIKALLEEWAGRRGGAGGLSVRPAGSVQLFVGARSRTELYDAGALAQLAARHGQLRVVRVLDEDAAPDAGGSLAEYGPLAEAVAREAQWSGRLAFVSGPAAMVGATVSRLTAAGMPADQIRHDPLPDVLPRATGDVPAPADDPAVAEAAR, from the coding sequence ATGCAGCAGCCCTGCCAGCCCGCGCGTTCCGCCGCGTCCCCGCCGACCGGGTCGGCCACCCCCGGTACCGTCGGCGGCGAGTACCACGCCCTGCTCGCCCGGCACGACGCCAAGCGGCTGCGGCAGCGGATCCTCGGCCAGGGCCCGGCACCCGGGCCGGCCTTAACTCCCGCCTCGTACAACGGTGCTGCCGATCAGCGGCTGATCACCCAGTACCTCGACCTGGTCACCCCGTTCGGCGACCTGATCGCCTACCTCTACGACGAGATGTTCGCCCGGTGGCCCTATCTGCGCTCGCTCTTCCCGGAGTCGATGGAGTTCCAACGCGCCCACCTGGCCCGCGCGTTCTGGTATCTGATCGAGAACCTGCACCGGCCGGGCGAGGTGGCCCTCTACTTCCGGCAGCTCGGCCACGACCACCGGAAGCTGGGGGTGCGGCCGGCGCACTACGAGGCGTTCGAGGCGTCCCTGTGTGCCGCGTTGCGGCGCGCCGCCGGGCCCCGTTGGGCCGAGGCGGTGGAGCAGGCGTGGGTGCGGATGCTGCGGTTCGCGGTCGCGTCGATGGTCGAGGGCGCGGACGCGGCGCTGGCCGAACCGCCGTGCTGGCAGGCCACGGTGACCTCGCATGCACTGCGCCGCCCGGACCTGGCGGTGCTCCGGGTCCGGATGCACGAGCCGTACCGGTACCGGGCCGGTCAGTATGCGGCGGTGGCGTCCCCGTTGATGCCCCAGGCGTGGCGGCACTACTCCCTGGCGTCGGCGCCGGGGCCCGACGGCGAGGTGGAGTTCCACGTCCGGCAGACCAGCCCGGGCGGGGTCAGCGAGGCGCTGGTCAGCCGCACCGGCGTCGGCGACGTGCTGCGGATCGGCGCCGCGCACGGCACGATGACGCTCCCCCCGGAGGAGCGGGTGCACGACCTGTTGATGGTGGCCGGCGGCACCGGCTGGGCCCCGATCAAGGCGCTGCTGGAGGAGTGGGCTGGCCGCCGCGGCGGGGCGGGCGGCCTGTCGGTGCGGCCGGCCGGCAGCGTCCAGCTCTTCGTCGGCGCCCGCAGCCGGACCGAGTTGTACGACGCCGGCGCGCTGGCCCAGTTGGCGGCGCGCCACGGCCAACTGCGGGTGGTCCGCGTCCTGGACGAGGACGCCGCCCCGGACGCCGGCGGGTCGCTGGCCGAGTACGGCCCGCTGGCGGAGGCGGTGGCCCGGGAGGCGCAGTGGTCCGGCCGACTGGCGTTCGTCAGCGGCCCGGCCGCCATGGTCGGGGCGACGGTCTCCCGGCTCACCGCGGCCGGCATGCCCGCCGACCAGATCCGCCACGACCCGCTCCCGGACGTGCTGCCCCGGGCCACCGGCGACGTCCCGGCGCCTGCGGACGACCCGGCCGTCGCCGAGGCGGCCCGCTGA